The Mycolicibacterium smegmatis genome has a window encoding:
- a CDS encoding ABC transporter ATP-binding protein, with the protein MPQIRLRDVEKHYGGDGPHAVSTLNLTIEDGDFMCMLGPSGCGKTTTLRMIAGLEHPTAGSISVGDTVMDSVAEGTFVPAERRGMGLVFQTYALWPHLTVEKNIAYGVKLRKLPKAQQQEQVASVMKTMGIARYGDRYPSQLSGGQQQRVALARMLAVNPDVMLLDEPLSNLDSRLRLEMRAELGRIHREFGSTIVFVTHDQWEAMTLATRIAVMFEGRLQQIGTPTEIYDRPANRFVAEFLGNPPMNIVELDAEGPGAEGRRAAARYVAGSSCATEVMSVGFRPEAVRILDSAPMRAGFVLTAEVSALLPTGGSWIVETVCDGQRFFAVTIDKPDLSVGQQVFLFADAAETHAFDRDGRRVHELDVADVRTR; encoded by the coding sequence ATGCCACAGATCAGGCTGCGTGACGTGGAGAAGCACTACGGCGGTGACGGCCCCCATGCGGTTTCGACATTGAACCTCACCATCGAAGACGGCGATTTCATGTGCATGCTCGGGCCCTCCGGCTGCGGGAAGACCACCACCTTGCGCATGATCGCAGGCCTCGAGCACCCCACCGCCGGATCGATCTCGGTGGGGGACACCGTGATGGACTCGGTTGCAGAAGGGACGTTCGTTCCGGCCGAGCGTCGCGGCATGGGCCTGGTCTTCCAGACCTATGCACTGTGGCCGCATCTCACGGTGGAGAAGAACATCGCCTACGGCGTGAAGCTTCGCAAACTGCCGAAGGCACAGCAGCAGGAGCAAGTGGCTTCGGTGATGAAGACCATGGGCATCGCGCGCTACGGCGACCGCTACCCGTCCCAGCTGTCCGGTGGGCAACAACAACGCGTGGCGCTGGCACGCATGCTCGCGGTCAATCCCGACGTGATGCTGCTCGACGAGCCGCTGTCCAACCTCGATTCCCGGCTCCGCCTTGAGATGCGTGCCGAACTCGGCCGCATCCACCGCGAGTTCGGATCCACCATCGTCTTCGTCACGCACGATCAGTGGGAGGCCATGACGCTGGCCACCCGCATCGCGGTCATGTTCGAAGGCAGGCTGCAGCAGATCGGTACACCGACCGAGATCTATGACCGGCCCGCGAACCGGTTCGTCGCCGAGTTCCTCGGCAACCCGCCGATGAACATCGTCGAACTCGACGCCGAGGGGCCCGGCGCCGAGGGGCGGCGGGCGGCCGCGCGCTACGTCGCGGGGTCCTCCTGTGCCACCGAGGTGATGTCGGTCGGATTCCGCCCGGAAGCCGTGCGCATCCTGGACAGTGCGCCGATGCGTGCCGGATTCGTCCTGACCGCCGAGGTCTCCGCACTGCTGCCGACCGGGGGCAGCTGGATCGTCGAGACCGTCTGCGACGGTCAGCGATTCTTCGCCGTCACCATCGATAAGCCCGATCTGAGCGTGGGGCAGCAGGTGTTCCTGTTCGCCGACGCCGCAGAAACCCATGCATTCGATCGCGACGGCCGCCGGGTCCACGAGCTGGACGTCGCGGATGTGAGGACACGATGA
- a CDS encoding ABC transporter permease has protein sequence MSVSTRLPDGPPRRALGYRARVALRNPTTAIGLLTLVLFGYLIAVPIVVLMIDGFRVERADEGITRKATGEPTTYYLWRVLRSPTAVDIFWTPLWNTVTIAFFSVLFALVVGGVAAWFIARSNVFGRKWFATALIVPYMLPSWTFALAWTTVFKNRTAGGQLGWMEQLGFVPGDWLAYGRLPIIVIFTMHFSPFVILLVGNALKRFDSQLEESARILGASRLAVTFTIIVPMMRPALISATTLILAKVLGEFGVAYILGLPVGFDVLATSLYRSIASDQTGVAAILVAAIVLIGLVSLWVDVHFLKEARRFVTIGGKGALNRAVDLGRWRAPATMWCAALFAVSVAVPIAVLCLSTVMKVPAEFTRDNFTLQYWIGRDLNTPAFPDGILVSPSVWSAVWNSFWIVGLASVAAGILGLLVGYVVVRSESRILSTVLRQLTFLPYLVPGIAFAVAYITLFAVPRGPIPALYGTTVILLLIYLADQMPFASRAGISAMMQLGRDAEESAQIMGAGWLRRMGTVVLPIQKGALAAGILMPFISGIKSLSLVVILAVPGGDVLTTLAIRLVDFGYTQSANGVVLIVAAVAFLGTYSIQKLLKTDLASGLEG, from the coding sequence GTGAGTGTTTCGACTCGGCTGCCGGACGGTCCGCCCCGCCGGGCACTGGGCTACCGGGCACGTGTCGCGCTGCGTAACCCGACCACGGCGATCGGGCTGCTGACGCTGGTGCTGTTCGGCTATCTGATCGCGGTTCCCATCGTGGTGTTGATGATCGACGGGTTCCGCGTCGAACGCGCCGACGAGGGCATCACACGCAAGGCCACGGGCGAGCCGACCACCTACTACCTGTGGCGCGTGCTGCGCTCGCCGACGGCGGTCGACATCTTCTGGACGCCGCTGTGGAACACCGTGACGATCGCCTTCTTCTCGGTGCTGTTCGCCTTGGTGGTCGGCGGTGTCGCGGCCTGGTTCATCGCCCGCAGCAACGTCTTCGGCCGCAAGTGGTTCGCCACCGCGTTGATCGTGCCGTACATGTTGCCGTCGTGGACGTTCGCACTGGCCTGGACCACGGTGTTCAAGAACCGAACCGCGGGAGGCCAACTGGGCTGGATGGAGCAGCTCGGGTTCGTGCCCGGCGACTGGCTGGCCTACGGCCGGCTCCCGATCATCGTGATCTTCACCATGCACTTCTCGCCGTTCGTGATCCTGCTCGTCGGAAATGCGCTCAAGCGCTTCGATTCTCAGCTCGAGGAGTCGGCGCGGATACTGGGCGCGAGCCGTCTTGCCGTCACCTTCACGATCATCGTGCCGATGATGCGTCCGGCGCTCATCTCGGCCACCACGTTGATCCTTGCCAAGGTGCTCGGTGAGTTCGGCGTCGCATACATCCTCGGTCTGCCCGTCGGGTTCGACGTGCTCGCCACCTCGCTGTATCGCAGCATCGCCTCCGACCAGACCGGTGTCGCGGCGATCCTGGTCGCGGCGATCGTGCTGATCGGCCTGGTGTCCCTGTGGGTCGACGTGCATTTCCTCAAGGAGGCAAGGCGATTCGTCACAATCGGTGGCAAGGGCGCCCTCAATCGCGCGGTGGATCTGGGTAGGTGGCGCGCGCCGGCCACGATGTGGTGCGCGGCATTGTTCGCGGTCAGCGTGGCGGTGCCGATCGCGGTGCTGTGCCTGTCGACCGTCATGAAGGTGCCTGCCGAGTTCACGCGCGACAACTTCACGCTTCAATACTGGATCGGGCGTGACCTGAACACGCCCGCGTTCCCGGACGGCATCCTGGTGAGTCCCAGTGTCTGGAGCGCTGTCTGGAACAGTTTCTGGATCGTGGGCCTCGCCTCGGTCGCTGCGGGCATCCTCGGACTGCTGGTCGGTTACGTGGTGGTGCGGTCGGAATCACGGATCCTGTCGACGGTGTTGCGGCAGTTGACCTTTCTTCCCTATCTGGTGCCGGGGATCGCGTTCGCGGTCGCCTACATCACGTTGTTCGCGGTGCCGCGCGGACCGATACCGGCGCTGTACGGCACGACCGTCATTCTGCTGCTGATCTACCTGGCCGATCAGATGCCGTTCGCCTCGCGGGCCGGTATCTCGGCGATGATGCAACTGGGCCGCGATGCGGAGGAATCGGCGCAGATCATGGGCGCCGGTTGGCTACGACGCATGGGCACGGTGGTGTTGCCGATTCAGAAGGGCGCGTTGGCCGCAGGAATTCTGATGCCCTTCATATCCGGCATCAAGAGCCTGAGCCTGGTCGTCATCCTCGCGGTTCCCGGCGGCGACGTGTTGACCACGTTGGCGATACGTCTGGTGGACTTCGGATACACCCAATCGGCCAACGGCGTCGTGCTCATCGTGGCGGCGGTGGCATTCCTCGGCACGTACTCGATTCAGAAACTCCTCAAGACAGACCTCGCGAGCGGATTGGAAGGATAG
- a CDS encoding universal stress protein, which yields MIVIGYSADQFGRAAIEHGIAEANRRDTGVLVINATAGDAYVDARFARSGEVHDVEEHLRDSGVPFEIRQPVGVDAAEELLTAMDRPDAELLVIGIRHRSPVGKLLLGSVSQRLLLECPKPVLAVKPQEY from the coding sequence ATGATCGTCATCGGCTACAGCGCGGATCAGTTCGGCCGGGCCGCGATCGAACACGGGATCGCCGAGGCCAATCGGCGGGACACCGGCGTGCTGGTGATCAACGCGACCGCGGGTGACGCCTACGTCGACGCGCGGTTCGCGCGCTCGGGCGAGGTCCACGACGTCGAGGAGCATCTGCGGGACAGCGGCGTGCCGTTCGAGATCCGGCAGCCGGTGGGCGTGGACGCGGCCGAGGAACTGCTCACCGCCATGGACAGGCCCGACGCCGAGCTGCTGGTGATCGGGATCCGCCACCGCAGCCCGGTGGGCAAGCTCCTGCTCGGCAGCGTGTCGCAGCGGTTGCTGCTGGAGTGCCCCAAACCGGTGCTGGCGGTGAAACCGCAGGAATACTGA
- a CDS encoding GntR family transcriptional regulator — protein sequence MTHSATQPGAISDFVPVDQSVSLPLYVQVIDQIENGIRRGSLPPGSFLPAEPQLVRDFQVARGTLRRAIDYLIDKGLIVRVRGVGTRVAAAPGIDKPGIRSLYAELAAADRKPATKVLTVDTAEADRALSDITGFAIGTPLRIIRRLRLANDLPVAVMENYFPAEFPEPRVDELTERSMDEYWERIGHSAAMVRQEVIACLPTAEQSALLRIEPGTPILSEHLRVYDDSRQFTNYSRNFYHPTLYRMTSVSTTQ from the coding sequence GTGACCCACAGCGCTACCCAACCCGGCGCTATCAGCGACTTCGTCCCGGTCGATCAGTCGGTGTCACTCCCCCTCTACGTGCAGGTGATCGACCAGATCGAGAACGGCATCAGACGCGGCAGCCTCCCGCCAGGTTCGTTCCTGCCCGCCGAGCCACAGCTCGTACGTGACTTCCAAGTGGCCCGCGGCACCCTGCGCCGGGCGATCGACTACCTGATCGACAAGGGTCTGATCGTGCGCGTCCGGGGCGTCGGAACCCGGGTCGCGGCCGCGCCGGGCATCGACAAACCCGGGATCCGCAGTCTGTACGCCGAACTTGCGGCGGCCGACCGCAAACCCGCGACCAAAGTGCTCACCGTCGACACCGCCGAGGCCGACCGCGCATTGTCCGACATCACCGGGTTCGCCATCGGCACACCGTTGCGGATCATCCGCAGGCTACGACTGGCCAACGATCTTCCGGTCGCGGTGATGGAGAACTACTTCCCCGCCGAGTTCCCCGAACCGCGGGTGGACGAACTCACCGAGCGCAGCATGGACGAATACTGGGAACGCATCGGGCATTCCGCCGCGATGGTGCGCCAGGAGGTCATCGCGTGCCTGCCGACCGCAGAGCAGTCGGCGTTGCTCCGCATCGAGCCAGGGACCCCGATACTCTCCGAACACCTTCGGGTCTATGACGATTCGCGGCAGTTCACCAACTATTCGCGAAACTTCTACCATCCCACGCTGTACCGGATGACCTCGGTCTCCACCACTCAGTGA